The genomic window TATTATTCATCTAGAttcatttttatatctaaatcaatTTGGATATTGATATAAATTTGAATATCCGACTAATATTTGTATTCGTATCTATATCCATTAAAGAAAAAtcgatatagatatggatagataattgttcaattcatatctaaatatctgaatttatttgtaatcttatataattttatataatatttattaatttttaaaaaaatatacagctatataaatattatattaactaaatttatcatctatttaataatatctttgattatataatcataaagtttaattatctaacttatatttgtaattatatccatatttatagcatccgaattgtatccatattcatttaaaataaatatgatataaatttttatatctaaataatatctaCATCTTTTtagacaaaataaatatggatatggatatattgGTATTCGATTTGGTTTTAGCTTAATCTTTATGAGAAAATTGATGATTTTAAATTGTTAAACCCTCATTCTCAATCTCTTTCCTCCACATTTTGGTTCCTTAATCTACATTCAACAATATTATGCTCCCTTAGTTTCTAGATAGACTTGGCAATTACACCCAACTTAGATGGGTCCCGACCCGACTTGACCTTAATGAGTCGGGTTGGTCACCATATTGATCTGGTTTTGATCCGACTCTATCCGAATCTGATAAATTTATATCTCAAGTCGAGTCGGATTCGAATAGTGGCCGTCCCAATCCATTACCCAATCtgattgtatgtatatatattattcaaatgtGGGCTGGTTGTATGAAATATGGGTCTTATGATCTTTAGATTTGGTTAAGGTTTCAAGAGCTAAAGGATGGTAGTAGATTATTATTTAAtacttctatttttatttataaaattttatttaaaaaagatgGGTATTTGGTTGGATAATTTGatatccaattgaattagatatggataaaaaaaataatgaccaCCAGATCACATGTTGGGTTCAAATCTAAGTACTAAAATATCGGGTCGGTTATGGATCAACCCAAATCTGCATCCCATCTGATACATTGCCAAACCTATCTGGAGTAGACAGATCCGGAAACTCCACAACAAAAATATCGGTatcattttaaaatatattattccgACCCTAATGCTTATATTTATCCTCTCAGGCTATCAGGCACTTCTTAGATATTAATGAGATGGTGGTAACGTATTTCAATGTGATTGGCGGTccttaaaaaacaaaaaataaataaaataaaataaaaataattaaaaaaaaacctCGCTTTCTTTCTCGGACCGGCCACGTGCGTCCCACGTGCTGAATGGTAGAGAGGAGAGGCGGTGGGATCACCAGATCAGGTCAGGTCAGATGAAATCTAACGTGCTGACGGTTCTGATTGCGCGGATATGTGAGGCGGCgtcgatgcaaaggagagcgagACGATTTACAAGGCTTCTGTACGAACCAGGGCGCAGGGTCTCCACTCGCCCCCTCTCTGTCGTTCTCGTGGGCGCTTTCGGACCGCTCTACAGCCGATTAAGATCTCGTTCTCTTTCTTCTCTGTTCTCGATTACTTTACGGAACGATCTATAGCCGATTAAGATCTCGTTAACTTCTCTTGATTCCTTCCCGCTCCGTGATAGAGGGCCGACATGGCGACGGCTTCAGGTAAGCTTCTGCCCCATCCTGTCTCGGAGTTTGTTGTGGTGGGAATTTGATGATTCGATCTCGTATTTTGCGCTAATTTGTGTTTTGAGGCTGTCTGCTGTTGGGTGCGGATGAGATACGAGATGGTGATTGGTTTTACTGCTCAATTAGGGTTCTTTGATTTAAGTTTGGGGTTTGGGTTTGGAATTGACTGAAATGTCTATCTTTTCTGagaaaatttttgattctttatCATTCAGGTTTCTTTTTCCCTCCTCTCCTCTTGGATGCGTGATGATTATTTAGGGTTTCTGATGTTAAAAGTAACAGACAAAAACAATATGCTATAGTTCTTCATGGTGATGGTTTCCTAAATCTTTTAATCTCGCGgactttttgttccttttttgcCTTCCCAATCCCTACGCACCCACCCACCAACTGGAAAGAAAAGGTTCTTGGTTAATTGCCGCTAAGATTATTCAAAGAGATGTTAACTGCTACCTAGATACGTGGAATTTGAGAGATCCAATccgacagtgtgaaagctaccgaCCATGCCCTTCTTTGTGTTGCGAGCTCTTTGAAATTTACGCGTATGTTGTATTGCAATTTCATCTTGCTTGAACAAAGGGGCAAAAGTTTACTTTTTAGGGTACATTTCCTTGTGAATAAAGTTGAAAGTCGAAAATTTTGCTGGTTGTTTCTTGATTTCGTTGTTCAGCTTGCTGGAAATAAATTGTGGAGATTAACTTACAAGCCACAATATCTCGTccacactaaatttttgcttattTTCCTTTTAATGGATATTCCTAGGATAAACAAGGTGGCATTGGAAATTAGTTTCTGGACCACACACATCATCTTGGTTAGATAAATAAATGTTTATGTGTTTTGTCTTTATACAATTATTTTACAAATGCTCGAGGCATATCATTCCCCACTTGTTGGCAAGATATGACTGGTTGTATATTTTTTATGGTACATGttaatatcttttcttttcttcttttatttatttttctgaaaTATATTTGTTTTTCAATATTTCAGAATGCTATGGTGCTATGCGCTGTACTTTATTGCCCTATTAGTGGGAGAGGCATGATCCATAATAGTTTAAGTTCAGctcttgatatatatatatatatatatatatatatatacttaattGCCCTATTAGTGGGAGAGGCATGATCCATAATAGTTTAAGTTCAGctcttgatatatatatatatatatatatatatatatatattggtaaaattattttgagtGTGTTTTATATTTTTCATGTATTGCTAGAGAAAACATGTAATATTAGTAATCACAAGCCTCAAAATAATATTATTGGGTTTATATTGTTTAGGAAGACACATCTTTCAAAATGGATTTTCAGGCATCctccgaaaaaaaaaaaggaattttgAGGAATTAGGGTCCTGTGTGGGTCATTCATATGTATAAATTCTATTGTAGTCCATGCCGCCAGTCATGTAAATCTACCGATCAAGACACTGTGGCATTGTGCAATTAAGCTATGAGTTGATATGTCTTATATAAGAACTGCATgtcttttattattctttttttttttttgccgtgAGTTTCATATATTGCTGTCTTTGTTGTAGCATCTTTTAAATCCCGAGAAGACCATCGAAAACAACTTGAGTTGGAGGAAGCACGTAAGGCTGGGCTTGCCCCAGCTGAGGTTGATGAAGATGGAAAGGAAATTAATCCACACATTCCTCAGTACATGTCATCTGCACCTTGGTATCTTAATGCTGAGAAGCCGGTAGGTTTCTTTACCAAAACATAATGTGCATTGGCTTGTGTCCAATATTACTTGATAAAGTTTTAATATTAATTGCAATTGTTTTCCTTTCAAATAGAGTTTGAAGCATCAGCGGAAATGGAAGTCAGATCCAAATTACACAAAATCATGGTATGACAGAGGTGCAAAAATTTATCAGGCTGATAAATATAGAAAGGGTGCTTGTGAAAAGTAAGTAGTAtctctctacctttctctctCACTCTTAATTTGGGGATCAAGATGCCATCTTTACTGatagttccaaaaaaaaaaaaaaaaaaaaaaaaaactgtggtTTAAAGCTGCTTTGGAGATCTGTTTGTGGTGACACAtcattttgcatttttttttcatcCCTTCCTTAATTGCTTTCCCTTTTCTGAAATGCCATGCCaccatttacaataaaaataatattctaattctaTGTTTAATTATGAAGTTTTATTCCTGATAGGCGCCAGGAGTCACACAGACAACATATCTCTGCCTTCAATACTTTGGGATCAGTACTCCTACTAATCAATATTGCATTGTGAAATTGGTTCACTTGTAGTTAGGTATTCTTGAGATGTAATTATTTTGATGTTATTCTGTCAAAAAAATGTTGATTGGTTTTAGTTTATGATCATGTGACTGCTGTCTGACTATTTTGGATGAAAGAGATAGACAATTTTTTTGCATCCTATTGTAATTGGGTAAGGTTTTTGGTTGACAATGTATATCTGCCTTCAATATTTTGGGATCAGTATTTGGATCAATGCTGCACTGTGACATAGGCTCATGAATAGTTGGTTATTCGTAGTTATTGTCCATCGTTTTGACATTATGTGTCAAGGTCTTGATTGGTTATATGACTGTTATCTGGTGCTAGatttgaccttttttttttttggttcttatTGTAGTTGTGGGGCAATGACTCATGATAAGAAGTCATGCATGGAGCGACCACGGAAGGTGGGAGCGAAGTGGACTAGCATGCATATAGGGCCAGATGAGAAAGTGGAGACATTTGAACTTGATTATGATGGAAAACGTGACCGTTGGAATGGCTATGATCCATCAACTTATGCTCGTGTAATTGAGCAATATGAAGCTAGGGAGGAAGCGAGGCGGAAATATCTGAAAGAACAGCAACTGAAAAAGTTGGAGGAGAAAAACAACAATCAGAATGGTGAAGGTGCAGTTagtgatgaggatgatgatgaagatgagctAAAGGTAGATGAGGCAAAGGTTGATGAGAGCAAGCAGATGGACTTTGCAAAAGTGGAGAAGCGTGTACGCACCACAGGTGGTGGAAGCACTGGAACAGTGAGGTAAATCTGAGAAAATTCTATGACTCTTAGATAGAACTGGTTAGTAGGCTTTTTATAGTCATATTTTACTCTCATGGCTTACAGTTATTTGTTTTCTTTAGATATTATACTTATTGAGCTGTTGCATAGACTTATAACGTTAATTATGCTTTCCAGGAATTTGCGTATTAGGGAGGATACTGCAAAATACCTTTTGAATCTAGATGTCAATTCTGCCCACTATGATCCAAAAACCCGTTCCATGCGCGAGGATCCTTCACCAGATGCTGATCCAAATGAGAAGTTCTATGGAGTGAGTGCTCAAATAATTCTAAAACATGCTTATCTGATGCCATTTAATGGATATCAAAATTCCATAATGTTTCATTATTTTCTAACTGTACACGATCTTATTCATTCATGATTATACTGTAGGGTGATAACCAAAACAGAGTTAGTGGTCAAGCACTCGAGTTCAAGCAGCTGAATATGCATGCTTGGGAAGCTTTTGAGAAAGGGCAGGATATCCACCTGCAGGCTGCCCCCTCTCAAGCAGAATTACTTTTTCAGAATTATAAGATTATTAAAGAGAAGTTGAAATCAAAAACGAAGGATACCATTATGGAGAAATATGGAAATGCGGCATCTGAAGAGGCACTTCCAAGGGAACTTCTTCTTGGGCAAAGTGAGAGAGAGATTGAGTATGATCGTGCTGGTCGGATAATAAAGGGCCAGGTATAATTATCTACATCCATATGTTTTCATCTATCTTCCCTTGTCTTTAATTTAAAGAAAGGAATAGGCATGGTGCTCTTTTTCCTAGTAGATATCTTGCTAGAATTATAATATCCTCCTTCCACAAGAATTATAATATCCTCCTTCCACAAGAATTATAACATCTTCCTTCCAGACACCTATATGGTTAAACCCATTGGTTTGCTGTGTGGTTTTGGGTTGGGACATGTAATTCTTTGTCTTTTttactttgaaaattgagaaatttgttCTAATTGTGGCTAATCCAAATCATCACTTGACAATGACATATTTTAGGAGACCTTACTGCCAAGAAGCAAGTACGAAGAAGATGTATTCATAAATAACCATACTACTGTTTGGGGTTCATGGTGGAAGGATCACCAGTGGGGCTACAAATGCTGCAAACAGACTATTCGAAACAGCTACTGCACGGGGTCAGCTGGAATTGAGGCTGCTGAAGCTGCTGCAGAACTGATGAAAACAAACATTGCTCGTAAGGAGGCCGCAGAAGGTCAGTAGAAGAGTTACCAAATTCTGGAATTTTTTGTTAATCAAGATTGTATCACATGAGTTGATTGCAAACCTGGTTGTTCAGCGATTCTTAATTGACACAAAATATGATATTCTTGCCACACATTTCTAATCAAGTAAAGCCAAAAGATGCAAGAGCTCTTTGCTGTTCCAAAATTCATGAACGTTTAACATATTCTAAAGTGGGAAAATGGAAGACCCGTCCGTTGTGTATCAACTTGCATCAGTGCACATTGAAGTGAAATACCTTAACAAGTTGATATGCAGCAAGTAGGCCAGCATGGCATGAACCATGTCAATGCCTGATAGGCATGCATATTCTTTTCAGATATTTTCAATTCTCAACTTCCAAGTATCCAAAACCTTTATGTGATTTAACTTCTCTGCTTTATATTCATAAGCTTCTATTGCTTGGATGAAGCTTCTTCATGCTCTGAAATTGTCCATGCTTGAGGAATTTTCCCCCCTCCTTTTACTTGCTGGAATTTGTTCATCACTTGGCAATCTAAGAAACTTTGGTAATGATATCCATCCTATGAGGCTGTGACTTCCAATTCAGCTACAAAGTCTGAACTTAGTCTTAATTTCCATGAATACATTGTTATATAAAGTTTTCCGTGGCAAAATCTTTCAGAAATGTTTAGTTCTGCCAGATTATTTTTTACTTAAATCTCCCTTTAAAAGCCTTTAGCTTCTTGAGACTCATTGCTTAGTATCTTCTTGATTTGTTGAATTCAACACAATCATCGGAAGCCCTGCTGTAAACATCATTGAATCCAATTATTCTAttctttttcttatttaattttttgaataggCAGATGATAGATTTGGTCAGATATCTTAAATTCTATCTAGGTCTTCTGAGGTGCAACTTTTAGTTTTGACTGtgccaaatatttttatttgtctCAAATCTGTTAGTACCAGATAAGCATCATAGTTCACTTTGATTGTGCAAGGCTACTTaggtgattatttatgataaaaaaattctcAATGTTTCTGTATTTCCTTTTCAACACAAAGCCTAGGGTGATTTCATTCTTGAGATAACCTTTCATGCTTTTATATTTAAGTGGTGTTTCCTCCGCAATTTGATGTGGTCCTTTCCTCTTTTAGCTAATCCCTCCTGTATGCACCTGTAGTTGCATACAGATTCGGTGCCCATCTTGGTTTTAACAGGTCTTTCTTTAGATATCTGTCTTTACTTGGACTCCATGTAAACCTTCTCAATTTCCCCCTTTGTTGTTCATTTATTATGTTATTTGGAACTTGGTATGTTCCAAGTATATAGGAGCTGCTTGTGGAACTGTTGATCGCTTTCTCCTTCCACAATAATTTGCTTTTCCACCAGAAAGCTTTGTATCCCTTCACTCTTTTGTGACTTCAAAGTCAAATTTGCATGCTTGTATCCTGTTGCCTTAAATTGAAATGCGCTGATATCATCATGCTAATCGATTTATCGTGCATAAGGATTTTTCACTCTTTCCTATGTTTCACTTTCTTCAGATGGTATTAATCTTCTTTGAGATCTTTATGTTGTGGCACACTATGAATTTTGCTTTAGCATATACCATGTTATCATCCACATTTTGTAtatttgatttatgaaaaataatagtTGCACGTTGGAAGAACTGGaaataataaaaagaaagaagtcACAATATCTTGGCTGATCTGTTCCCATGTTTTTGACCTTCTTggctttttaaaatattccttggAAGATATTTGACTTGGTAAACATTTGAAATTGAACTTAAGTTGGCATAATGATGCAATTTAGGTGGATTTAGCTGAATGTAAGTTGCATGCTCAGAAGGTACCAGCATATCTTTTATAGGGTTAGCTGATACCTAAAAGCTGGCTGTTCATGATACAAGCAAGCTTCATTACAATGAAATATAGTTTGTAGTATGCGAAAAACTGTGATATTGTGAATATTTTGGTCGAGTGAAAGTTTCTTCTGACGTTCTGATGGCATTCTGATAATACTTGTGCGATACAGAGAAACCCGTGCAGCATGAGGAGAAGCGGCTTGCTCCTTGGGGAAGTGATGTTCCTGATGACCTGGTTCTTGATAAAAAATTGCTTGCAGAAGCTCTGAAGAAGGTAAGTACGAGTTCTACCTTTATTTAGTTCTGCGTTTTTGTTTAATCTATAGATGCTGAAAGTGTTTCAAATTTGGCAGGAGgatgaaagaaagaaggaagaaagggatGAAAGAAAGCGGAAATATAATGTGAAATGGAACGATGATGTATTATCTTGTCTCCATGTATTTCTTGTTTCTTGTAAAGAGGTATTTCGCTACATGATTCTCATCTGATTTTATCCATCCAGGTCACTCCGGAAGAAATGGAAGCCTACCGAAT from Elaeis guineensis isolate ETL-2024a chromosome 4, EG11, whole genome shotgun sequence includes these protein-coding regions:
- the LOC105044323 gene encoding pre-mRNA-splicing factor SLU7 → MATASASFKSREDHRKQLELEEARKAGLAPAEVDEDGKEINPHIPQYMSSAPWYLNAEKPSLKHQRKWKSDPNYTKSWYDRGAKIYQADKYRKGACENCGAMTHDKKSCMERPRKVGAKWTSMHIGPDEKVETFELDYDGKRDRWNGYDPSTYARVIEQYEAREEARRKYLKEQQLKKLEEKNNNQNGEGAVSDEDDDEDELKVDEAKVDESKQMDFAKVEKRVRTTGGGSTGTVRNLRIREDTAKYLLNLDVNSAHYDPKTRSMREDPSPDADPNEKFYGGDNQNRVSGQALEFKQLNMHAWEAFEKGQDIHLQAAPSQAELLFQNYKIIKEKLKSKTKDTIMEKYGNAASEEALPRELLLGQSEREIEYDRAGRIIKGQETLLPRSKYEEDVFINNHTTVWGSWWKDHQWGYKCCKQTIRNSYCTGSAGIEAAEAAAELMKTNIARKEAAEEKPVQHEEKRLAPWGSDVPDDLVLDKKLLAEALKKEDERKKEERDERKRKYNVKWNDDVTPEEMEAYRMKKIHHDDPMKDFLH